Proteins encoded by one window of Chloroflexota bacterium:
- a CDS encoding oligosaccharide flippase family protein, whose amino-acid sequence MTRKHVLINLSIILGLLVLLVIFFWPVILGGKTLLPLDNLFAFPPWQSFAAQFQIDIPHNELLSDLILENYVWKRFIVQALKNRQLPLWNPYILSGQPFLAAGQHSALYPLSALFYVLPLVKAYGYFIVLQLLLAGGFMYFYTRTIGLERIGSVVAAIVFPFSGFMIVSVVHPMIIAAASWLPLLLAIVERLIQTQEIQVAGQNPKPVAYIPWIALGALAMGLMFLAGHVEIAYYVVLVTAFYALCRLAMLWWQTRNGMQVGKLAAGVVLIVAIGVGLAAIQVVPLYEVVTQNFRQESATYQQIIGWAYPWRRLIAFLIPDFFGNPAHHSYMDVFTWQTVTALRNARGEPIRTIYWDVKNYVEGGSYVGVLPLLLALVAVWKSRTRYVWIFLTLAVVSLCFVFGTPLYAVLYYLLPGIKQLHSPFRWIFPYTLSMAILAGYGASWLASAFPGSRLRFVRILGALALILGVLGLSALAISLRFPQPVIALAERVMLSLAQAPEAFADGRAFYSYQFRNFLIFFLALSGAGLTLIVSATRLCIGRIPLWPLLALVVILAELFTIGMPFNPAADPAILEFTPPVVTFLRQDKELWRFTTLNAPGEKTLNANAGMFYDLSDVRGYDSIIMQQYVDYMQLIEPQGELLYNRIAPLGTEHALDSPLLDLLNVKYVVTTATIDRPNYTLVYDNEVRVYRNEDYLPRAFVVYQAQVIPNAGARRQVLQQFNPRQTVILEEEPLGGAFSSEGSGWMPATITTYGLNEVIIEVNLPDNGYLVLTDNWFPGWKAYDTQPGQMEQEIPLYRANGTFRAVALGPGQHSVRFKYTPLSFKLGLFISFMAGVTLLLLVGYWLWRRLYRSTQDELDVQRVAKNALTPMVLSLLNRVIDMVFAMLYLRVLAPEGTGRYQFATNFIGYFETALLFGLGTLITREMAKHREQTNRYVSNSVVLRMLFWLVLLPVLGMIVYGYVRFFDLPLDTVVAILFFFVALIPSLIADSFTAVFHAHEKMEYPAAITSVTTIMRVTLGTLALLLGYGFVGMAATTLLVNVGTALILGFLATRMFFRPKLEFDPPFARTMASESLPLVVNNLLSRIFFQVDVLLLRPLRGDVEVGYYGAAYRYIRALDIIPSYFTLAIFPLISRFAESSRESLVRAYILSVKLLVMVALPIAVGTTFIARELMLVLAGADYLPHSMIALQFLIWYMPVGFINSVTHYVLIAINQQRFLTKAFVFGASFNILTNLLLIPRYGYVAAAIVTALSEVALFLPFYYCVRKNLTTLPWVDVFWQPTAAAALMAAVMWLLRGATVLLTIPAAAITYFGILVALGTFRQPDVALVMQLLPAGVRRRLTLLGIGGM is encoded by the coding sequence TTGACGAGAAAGCATGTGCTCATCAACCTGTCCATCATCTTGGGACTGTTGGTTCTGCTGGTCATCTTCTTCTGGCCGGTAATCCTGGGCGGCAAGACACTCTTGCCATTGGATAACCTGTTCGCTTTCCCACCATGGCAGAGCTTTGCCGCGCAGTTCCAGATTGACATCCCACATAACGAGTTGCTCAGCGACCTCATCCTGGAAAACTATGTATGGAAGCGCTTTATCGTCCAGGCGCTGAAGAACAGGCAGCTCCCCCTGTGGAATCCGTACATCCTGTCGGGTCAGCCATTCCTGGCGGCAGGACAACATTCGGCACTGTATCCGTTGAGCGCGCTGTTCTATGTCTTGCCATTGGTGAAGGCGTATGGATATTTCATCGTCCTGCAGCTGCTCTTGGCAGGCGGGTTCATGTACTTCTATACCCGCACCATTGGGCTGGAGCGGATAGGCAGCGTAGTCGCTGCGATCGTTTTCCCGTTCAGCGGTTTCATGATCGTCAGTGTCGTTCATCCCATGATCATTGCAGCTGCTTCCTGGCTGCCTCTGCTGTTGGCCATCGTGGAACGGTTGATTCAGACCCAGGAGATACAAGTAGCAGGGCAAAACCCCAAACCGGTAGCCTATATCCCATGGATTGCTCTGGGAGCGCTGGCCATGGGCTTGATGTTCCTGGCTGGCCATGTGGAGATTGCCTACTACGTGGTGTTGGTGACCGCTTTCTATGCCCTTTGCCGTCTGGCTATGCTATGGTGGCAGACGCGCAATGGCATGCAGGTAGGCAAACTCGCGGCAGGCGTCGTGCTTATTGTCGCGATTGGCGTTGGCTTGGCGGCGATCCAGGTCGTGCCATTGTACGAGGTGGTTACGCAGAACTTTCGCCAGGAATCGGCTACCTACCAACAGATCATCGGATGGGCCTATCCTTGGCGGCGGTTGATCGCTTTCTTGATCCCCGATTTCTTTGGCAATCCGGCTCATCATAGTTACATGGATGTCTTCACTTGGCAGACGGTGACCGCGTTGCGCAATGCACGGGGTGAACCCATTCGCACCATCTACTGGGATGTGAAAAACTATGTAGAAGGTGGCAGCTATGTCGGTGTCCTGCCATTGTTGCTGGCTCTGGTTGCCGTGTGGAAGTCGAGGACGAGGTACGTCTGGATCTTTCTGACGCTAGCGGTTGTCTCACTGTGCTTTGTCTTTGGCACGCCCTTGTATGCCGTGCTCTACTATCTGTTGCCGGGCATCAAACAACTCCACTCGCCATTCCGCTGGATATTCCCTTATACTTTGAGCATGGCTATCCTCGCTGGTTATGGGGCGTCGTGGCTAGCCAGCGCGTTCCCTGGTAGTAGGCTTCGTTTCGTCCGCATCCTTGGCGCGCTTGCGCTCATTTTAGGGGTATTAGGACTGAGCGCACTGGCAATTAGCCTGCGTTTCCCCCAACCAGTGATCGCACTGGCAGAGCGGGTTATGCTTTCTCTAGCACAGGCTCCCGAAGCCTTTGCCGATGGACGCGCATTTTACTCTTACCAGTTTCGCAATTTCCTGATCTTTTTCCTGGCATTATCTGGTGCTGGCCTGACTCTGATAGTGAGCGCGACCCGTTTGTGCATAGGGCGAATCCCATTGTGGCCATTGCTAGCGCTTGTGGTCATCCTGGCTGAGCTGTTCACCATCGGTATGCCCTTTAACCCTGCCGCAGACCCGGCTATCCTCGAGTTTACTCCACCAGTCGTGACCTTTCTTCGCCAAGACAAGGAATTATGGCGCTTTACCACACTCAATGCGCCCGGCGAAAAGACCTTGAATGCTAATGCGGGCATGTTTTACGATTTGTCCGATGTGCGCGGTTATGACTCGATCATTATGCAGCAGTATGTAGATTACATGCAACTAATCGAGCCACAAGGAGAGTTGCTCTACAACCGCATTGCGCCGCTGGGCACGGAACATGCTCTGGATTCTCCTCTGCTGGACCTGCTGAACGTCAAATATGTAGTCACAACAGCTACCATTGACCGGCCGAACTACACGCTCGTCTACGACAATGAGGTGCGCGTCTACCGCAATGAGGATTATCTGCCGCGTGCTTTTGTGGTCTATCAGGCTCAGGTCATCCCTAATGCAGGGGCGCGCAGACAAGTCTTGCAGCAATTCAACCCACGACAGACGGTGATCCTGGAAGAGGAGCCATTAGGAGGCGCCTTCAGCAGCGAAGGCAGCGGTTGGATGCCAGCTACTATTACCACTTATGGCTTGAACGAAGTAATAATCGAGGTGAACCTGCCAGACAATGGCTACTTGGTGCTGACAGACAACTGGTTCCCCGGTTGGAAAGCCTATGATACCCAGCCTGGTCAGATGGAACAAGAGATACCTCTCTATCGGGCGAATGGCACTTTCCGCGCCGTAGCTCTGGGGCCTGGCCAGCATTCCGTGCGTTTCAAATATACGCCGTTGTCGTTCAAACTAGGTTTGTTCATAAGCTTCATGGCAGGCGTCACTTTGCTGTTGCTGGTGGGCTACTGGCTGTGGCGGCGTCTGTACCGGAGCACACAGGATGAATTGGATGTGCAACGTGTGGCGAAAAACGCATTGACGCCCATGGTGTTGTCCTTGCTCAATCGCGTGATTGACATGGTTTTCGCTATGCTTTATCTGCGCGTCCTTGCTCCCGAAGGGACTGGCCGTTATCAGTTTGCTACAAACTTCATTGGCTACTTCGAAACCGCACTTCTTTTTGGCTTGGGCACGTTGATCACCAGGGAAATGGCTAAACATCGTGAGCAGACAAACCGTTATGTGAGCAATAGCGTGGTGTTGCGCATGCTCTTTTGGCTGGTTTTGCTGCCCGTGTTGGGCATGATCGTCTACGGCTATGTGCGCTTTTTCGACCTGCCCTTGGATACGGTTGTAGCCATCCTCTTTTTCTTCGTCGCTCTGATTCCCTCCCTGATAGCAGATTCCTTCACCGCCGTCTTTCATGCCCATGAGAAGATGGAGTACCCGGCAGCAATCACTTCGGTAACCACAATCATGCGCGTGACGTTGGGCACGCTGGCGCTGCTGCTGGGCTATGGCTTTGTGGGGATGGCGGCTACGACCTTGCTGGTCAATGTTGGCACGGCGTTGATCCTAGGTTTCCTGGCAACTCGCATGTTCTTCCGCCCGAAGTTGGAATTCGACCCTCCATTTGCACGCACCATGGCCAGCGAATCCCTGCCGTTGGTGGTGAACAATTTGCTATCCAGGATCTTTTTCCAAGTGGACGTGCTCCTTCTGCGACCGTTGAGAGGCGATGTCGAAGTTGGCTACTATGGTGCTGCCTATCGCTACATTCGTGCGCTGGACATCATCCCCTCGTACTTTACTTTGGCTATTTTCCCCTTGATTTCGCGTTTCGCTGAGTCAAGTCGCGAGTCCCTGGTTCGTGCTTATATCCTGTCGGTCAAGCTGTTGGTCATGGTTGCCTTGCCTATCGCTGTTGGCACTACATTTATTGCGCGTGAATTAATGCTTGTCTTGGCAGGAGCAGATTACCTGCCGCATTCCATGATTGCCTTGCAATTTCTCATCTGGTACATGCCCGTTGGTTTCATCAACAGCGTCACCCATTATGTGCTCATCGCCATTAATCAACAGCGCTTCTTGACCAAAGCGTTCGTGTTTGGTGCGAGTTTCAATATCCTGACCAACTTGCTTTTGATTCCACGCTATGGCTATGTCGCGGCGGCGATCGTTACTGCTTTGTCGGAAGTGGCATTGTTCCTTCCCTTCTATTATTGTGTGCGGAAGAACCTCACCACATTGCCGTGGGTGGACGTATTCTGGCAGCCGACTGCAGCCGCAGCGCTGATGGCTGCGGTCATGTGGCTGTTACGTGGTGCGACGGTTTTGTTAACCATTCCGGCAGCAGCCATTACCTACTTCGGGATACTTGTAGCATTGGGCACTTTCCGCCAGCCCGATGTGGCGCTGGTCATGCAGTTGTTGCCGGCTGGTGTAAGGAGGCGGTTGACATTATTAGGTATAGGAGGTATGTGA
- the asnS gene encoding asparagine--tRNA ligase: protein MSEWAYIEKIADFVGRAVTIKGWLYNRTDKGKLQFLLVRDGTGIIQCVASQKDLPPDVFAAAQRVTQESSVIVTGQVRADPRAPGGYELLLTDLQIVQLTQDYPITPKEHGIEFLMKHRHLWIRSSRQHAILRIRAEVIKAIREWLDSHGFVNVDTPILTPSSCEDTTTLFETDYFGEPAYLTQSGQLYNEATIGAFGRVYCFGPTFRAEKSKTRRHLTEFWMVEPEMAYVDLEGCMEIEEQFVSYIVQTVLQRRAAELRTLERDTTRLEKVVPPFPRISYDEAVKLLQEKGFDFRWGDDFGAPHETAIGEHFDRPVFVHHYPTAIKAFYMEEDPARPEVCLSVDLLASEGYGEIIGGGQRTASYELLERRIKEHNLPREAYEWYLDLRRYGSVPHSGFGLGVERTVAWVCGIQHIRETIAFPRMLERIYP from the coding sequence ATGAGTGAATGGGCATACATAGAAAAGATCGCAGATTTTGTCGGCCGAGCAGTGACTATCAAAGGATGGCTCTATAATCGCACGGACAAGGGTAAATTGCAATTTCTTCTGGTGCGCGACGGCACGGGCATTATCCAGTGCGTGGCTTCTCAAAAGGACTTGCCTCCGGATGTGTTTGCTGCAGCACAAAGAGTCACGCAGGAATCATCCGTTATCGTCACGGGTCAAGTCCGCGCTGATCCACGTGCGCCAGGTGGCTATGAACTTCTGTTGACTGACCTGCAGATTGTCCAACTGACGCAGGATTATCCCATCACTCCCAAGGAGCACGGGATAGAATTCTTGATGAAGCATCGCCATCTTTGGATTCGCTCCTCTCGACAACATGCGATCCTGCGCATTCGTGCGGAGGTGATCAAAGCCATTCGTGAGTGGCTGGACAGCCACGGATTTGTAAATGTGGATACTCCTATTCTGACTCCCTCCTCTTGTGAGGATACCACCACATTGTTTGAAACGGACTATTTTGGCGAGCCGGCTTACCTTACTCAAAGCGGCCAGCTCTACAATGAGGCAACTATTGGTGCGTTTGGGAGAGTATATTGTTTTGGGCCGACGTTCCGCGCCGAAAAATCCAAGACGCGCCGTCATTTGACCGAGTTCTGGATGGTAGAACCCGAGATGGCCTATGTCGATCTGGAAGGATGCATGGAGATAGAAGAACAGTTCGTTAGCTATATTGTGCAGACTGTGCTCCAGAGGCGTGCTGCGGAACTGCGCACCTTGGAGAGGGATACCACACGGCTGGAGAAGGTGGTGCCGCCCTTCCCGCGTATCAGTTACGATGAGGCCGTGAAGTTGCTGCAGGAAAAAGGCTTTGATTTCAGGTGGGGCGATGACTTTGGCGCACCACATGAAACGGCGATTGGCGAGCACTTTGATCGTCCCGTGTTCGTGCATCATTATCCGACAGCGATTAAGGCTTTCTATATGGAAGAGGATCCTGCACGCCCAGAAGTATGTCTATCGGTGGATTTGCTGGCTTCGGAAGGCTATGGCGAAATTATCGGTGGGGGACAACGTACAGCTAGCTACGAATTGCTGGAGCGACGCATTAAGGAGCACAATTTGCCACGTGAAGCATACGAATGGTATCTCGATTTGCGTCGCTACGGTTCCGTACCGCACTCAGGTTTTGGTTTGGGTGTGGAGCGTACGGTAGCTTGGGTCTGTGGCATTCAGCATATCCGCGAGACGATCGCTTTCCCACGTATGTTGGAGAGGATATATCCATAA
- a CDS encoding glycoside hydrolase family 1 protein, with protein MATESLQFPADFRWGTATAAHQVEGEPANSDWWAWEQVPGHVKDGTDASRACEWWAGRYLEDFDLALAMGQNALRLSVDWSRIEPREGEWDKQALARYRHMLGALRERGIEPMVTLFHFVSPLWLVEKGGWENESVVRYFERFATRVVEECGDLVSLWCTINEPNVYGVYSYLLGNWPPQKRNIRLAFRVICHQLLAHAFAYRAIHRLQPTAKVGLAQHLRVFDPMRPHSILDRWAAWLQDYLFNGIVLEPPVDGVLRLPLGWNTKIPELVDSQDYIGLNYYSRDMVSFDITRPQLLFGRRSVMPGTEFSMEGWGEIYPEGLYRLLKRLQQYGKPIYVTEFGVPDNDDSKRPRFLITHLSAVYRAIAEDVPVKGVYFWSLVDNFEWAEGFSARFGLIGLDLQTGKRTVKDSGKLYGEICRNGAITREMVERYAPELKTQLFVSP; from the coding sequence ATGGCTACAGAATCATTGCAGTTTCCGGCTGATTTTCGCTGGGGTACGGCTACGGCTGCACACCAGGTGGAGGGTGAGCCAGCGAACAGCGATTGGTGGGCTTGGGAGCAGGTTCCCGGGCATGTTAAAGATGGCACGGACGCGAGCCGTGCCTGTGAGTGGTGGGCAGGTCGCTATTTGGAGGATTTCGACCTTGCTCTGGCCATGGGTCAAAATGCGCTGCGGCTCTCGGTTGATTGGAGCCGCATTGAACCTCGCGAGGGGGAATGGGACAAGCAAGCGCTTGCCCGCTACCGCCACATGTTGGGCGCTCTGCGCGAACGGGGCATCGAGCCCATGGTGACATTGTTCCACTTTGTCAGCCCCCTGTGGTTGGTTGAAAAGGGTGGATGGGAAAACGAGAGCGTTGTGCGCTATTTTGAGCGCTTTGCAACCCGAGTAGTAGAAGAATGCGGTGATTTGGTCAGCCTGTGGTGCACGATCAACGAGCCAAATGTCTATGGCGTGTATTCCTATCTGCTGGGCAATTGGCCGCCGCAGAAGCGCAATATCAGGCTCGCCTTCCGCGTCATATGCCATCAACTGTTGGCACATGCTTTCGCTTACCGCGCTATTCACCGATTGCAGCCCACAGCCAAGGTAGGGCTAGCGCAGCATCTGCGCGTTTTCGACCCTATGCGTCCGCACTCCATCCTGGATCGTTGGGCGGCATGGTTGCAGGATTATCTCTTCAATGGAATTGTGCTGGAACCGCCAGTAGATGGAGTGCTCCGTCTTCCCCTAGGTTGGAACACCAAGATCCCGGAACTGGTGGATTCGCAGGACTATATCGGACTGAACTATTATTCCCGCGATATGGTCAGCTTTGACATCACCAGGCCGCAGTTACTCTTTGGACGGCGCTCGGTCATGCCGGGTACAGAGTTCAGCATGGAGGGCTGGGGCGAAATCTACCCCGAAGGACTGTACCGCCTGCTCAAGCGCCTGCAGCAGTATGGTAAGCCCATCTATGTGACAGAATTCGGTGTGCCGGATAACGATGATTCCAAGCGGCCACGCTTTCTCATTACTCATCTTTCTGCGGTCTATCGCGCAATTGCCGAAGACGTGCCAGTTAAAGGCGTTTATTTCTGGTCCTTGGTGGATAATTTCGAGTGGGCGGAGGGATTCAGCGCTCGGTTTGGACTGATTGGCCTTGACCTGCAAACTGGAAAGCGCACCGTAAAGGATAGCGGCAAATTGTATGGCGAAATCTGCCGGAATGGTGCCATCACGCGGGAAATGGTTGAGCGCTATGCCCCCGAGCTCAAAACACAGCTTTTTGTCAGCCCCTAG
- a CDS encoding GHMP kinase produces the protein MNNLNGRKPTRIITSVAPIRICDNGGWTDTWFAQYGKVFNIAVSPCVEVQIAVYPYTPGQDRIILYAENYGDRYAIPSGQPKWMHHPLLEAAIARMGVPEHCAIEVSIYSAVPSGCSTGTSAAVSVALIGALDRLTPGRLSPHEVAYTAHAVEVEMLKQQSGIQDQLCAAYGGINYIEIPQYPHAIVSPIHVPDSIWWELERRLILIYLGRTHDSSAVHEKVIAELQHEGPDCKHLQDLRMTAAKSRDALYAGDFVALGRAMIENTEAQGRLHPYLISRDAQQVIQIANECGAIGWKVNGAGGEGGSITILCPELSYVKREIVQAIEAANPLFRHIPIHLSRYGLRIWEQEEHHHETH, from the coding sequence ATGAACAACCTAAACGGGCGAAAACCGACCCGCATCATCACCAGCGTTGCACCCATCCGCATCTGCGATAACGGTGGCTGGACCGATACCTGGTTTGCTCAGTACGGCAAGGTCTTTAATATCGCTGTTTCACCCTGTGTCGAGGTACAGATCGCAGTCTATCCCTACACGCCTGGTCAGGATCGCATCATCCTCTACGCTGAGAACTATGGTGACCGCTATGCCATACCCTCCGGACAGCCCAAGTGGATGCATCATCCACTGCTCGAGGCAGCCATCGCGCGCATGGGTGTGCCAGAACATTGTGCCATCGAGGTTTCCATCTACTCCGCAGTCCCCAGCGGCTGCTCCACGGGAACATCGGCAGCCGTTTCTGTGGCGCTCATTGGGGCACTGGATCGCCTTACGCCGGGGCGGTTAAGCCCTCACGAAGTGGCCTACACCGCTCATGCGGTAGAGGTGGAAATGCTCAAACAACAATCGGGTATCCAGGATCAGTTATGTGCGGCCTATGGTGGCATCAATTACATCGAGATTCCCCAATATCCCCACGCCATTGTCTCCCCGATTCATGTACCAGATTCAATCTGGTGGGAATTGGAACGGCGGTTGATTCTGATTTACCTCGGCAGAACCCATGATTCTTCGGCAGTCCACGAGAAGGTCATCGCCGAACTGCAGCACGAAGGCCCAGACTGCAAACATCTACAGGATTTGCGCATGACAGCAGCTAAATCGCGGGATGCGCTATATGCTGGTGACTTCGTTGCACTAGGTCGGGCGATGATCGAGAACACAGAAGCACAGGGGCGATTACATCCATATCTGATCAGCCGGGATGCGCAGCAAGTGATCCAAATTGCCAACGAATGCGGGGCCATCGGCTGGAAAGTGAATGGCGCTGGCGGCGAGGGTGGCTCCATCACCATTCTCTGTCCTGAGCTTTCCTATGTCAAAAGGGAAATAGTTCAGGCAATTGAAGCAGCCAATCCACTTTTCAGGCACATACCCATTCATCTGAGCCGGTATGGGCTAAGGATCTGGGAGCAAGAAGAACATCACCATGAGACCCACTAG
- the dnaN gene encoding DNA polymerase III subunit beta: protein MKVSCLQENLAKGLAIASRAVATRSTLPVLSNVLMATDEGRLKLSATNLEIGINCWIGAKVEEDGAVTVPARLLTDFINSLPPDRIDMQLVTRTQTLNLKCANFEANIKGIDAQEFPLILALSEDTGVSLEPPTLREMINQVSFAAAVDESRPVLTGVLAELSGTRLTMAAADGFRLSVRHTELSGTAPASVTVIIPARALQELARISADEENPIRMTIAPNRSQVFFRMTNIDLISQLIEGNFPDYKQIIPKSYTTRTVVDAAEFLKAVKIASFFARDAANIIRLRIVPGEAGLGGRMTVMATSVELGDNVTELDAAVEGAPIEIAFNAKYLIDVLSVITKPQVALETSTPSSPGVIRPVGDETFVHVVMPMHIAR, encoded by the coding sequence ATGAAAGTTTCCTGTCTGCAAGAGAACTTGGCCAAGGGCCTGGCTATCGCTAGCCGTGCTGTAGCCACCCGCAGCACATTGCCTGTGCTTTCTAACGTCCTGATGGCCACGGACGAAGGACGGCTGAAATTATCCGCAACTAACCTGGAAATTGGCATCAATTGTTGGATTGGGGCTAAAGTAGAGGAGGATGGAGCTGTTACTGTGCCTGCGCGCCTGCTCACCGACTTTATCAATTCCTTGCCTCCGGACCGCATTGACATGCAGTTGGTAACGCGCACTCAGACGCTCAACCTGAAATGTGCCAACTTCGAAGCAAATATCAAGGGCATTGATGCGCAGGAATTCCCTCTGATTCTGGCCTTAAGTGAGGATACTGGAGTCAGCCTTGAGCCACCTACATTGCGTGAAATGATCAATCAAGTCTCTTTTGCCGCTGCGGTGGATGAAAGCCGCCCAGTGTTAACAGGCGTGTTGGCTGAGCTCTCTGGCACCCGGTTGACAATGGCTGCAGCAGATGGCTTCCGACTCTCAGTACGTCACACGGAATTGTCGGGAACAGCCCCTGCATCAGTTACTGTGATTATCCCAGCTCGTGCATTGCAGGAACTGGCCCGCATTAGTGCGGATGAGGAGAATCCTATCCGCATGACCATAGCGCCCAACCGCAGCCAGGTCTTCTTCCGTATGACCAATATTGATCTGATATCGCAGCTCATAGAGGGCAATTTCCCAGATTATAAGCAGATCATACCTAAGAGCTACACGACGCGCACTGTGGTAGATGCAGCCGAATTCTTGAAGGCAGTGAAGATTGCCTCCTTCTTCGCTCGCGATGCAGCGAATATCATCCGACTGCGTATTGTGCCTGGGGAAGCAGGTCTAGGTGGACGGATGACCGTTATGGCCACTAGCGTGGAGCTGGGTGATAATGTAACGGAACTGGACGCTGCAGTGGAAGGCGCGCCCATCGAGATTGCCTTCAATGCCAAATACCTCATTGATGTGCTCAGCGTGATTACCAAGCCACAAGTGGCACTGGAAACCTCCACTCCTTCAAGCCCTGGCGTGATCAGGCCAGTGGGTGACGAGACCTTCGTACACGTCGTCATGCCCATGCACATCGCACGCTAA